GCCAGAATAGTTCTGCAAGATATAATGGAAGGACCCATGAAAGAAAATCAGGGGATAATAATCACAACTTTTGCTTCACATATTGAGAGGATACAAGCCATATGCGATATTGTTTCAAAAAGTGATCGTAAAATGTTGTTACTAGGTCGTTCCATGGAAAGATACTGCAGTATAGCTGAAAAAATAGGCATACTCGATCTTCCTAAAAACACCAGTATCTATGGCAGCCCTAAAGCTATTAATAAAGCATTGAGTAAAGCAGATGATAAAAGATCAGAATATGTGCTTTTAACTACGGGACACCAGGGAGAGCCAGATGCTCTGCTTCCTAGAATTGCCAATGATAAAACAAGTTTCATTGTTCAACCAGGAGATAATATAATCTTTTCAGCCCCTATAATTCCCAACCCTTTAAACAAAGCTAACCGTAACCTTTTAGAACAACGTTTGAAAAGTAAGGGTGCTAGAATCTATACCAATGCCCATGTTTCAGGACACGCCGGCCGGGAAGATCATAGGGATTTCTTGAGAATGCTTACACCGGAAAACATAATTCCATCACATGGAAACCTGGATATGCTCACAGCATATGCAGAAATAGCTGAAGAAGAAGGTTACAGAATGGGTAAAAACATCCACATATTACGTAATGGGCAGGCACAGGTATTTAATGATTAATAAAGTCTGCCATAATATAAATTGAACATTATTTGGGGATTATTGATTATTAAATCCCTTAAAATACTTATTTTGGAATTTAATTTGAATATAAGATTATCTATTTAAATGAGGTCAATCAAAGGAATTTACCCATTTAAATTGAAATTAAAACTATAAACTTAAAATGAAGTTTTCATGTATTTCCTTCAAATATTCTAAAGGATTGATCAGTAATATGTCTTATGTGAATGTAATAAAAAGTAAAGTAAATAATTTAAATACAAAAACTGAAATTTTATCAGGAACTACCGTAGCCCTGGCTCTTATTCCAGAAGCCATTGCTTTTTCCATTATTGCTCATTTGAATCCATTAGTAGGACTATATTCTGCATTTATTATCGGACTCATCGTTTCTTTAATTGGTGGTAGACCCGGAATGATATCCGGCGCAACCGGTGCCGTAGCTGTGGTAGTAGTGGCTCTAGTGGTGCAACATGGAGTAGAATATCTTTTTGCAGCAGTAATTTTAATGGGCCTTATCCAGATAGTTATTGGACTTTTAAAACTTGGAAAGTTTATTCGGCTGGTCCCACAAGCAGTTATGTTTGGATTTTTAAATGGACTGGCCATCATCATTTTCACCTCACAGTTAACTCAGTTTCAAACACTTAATGGTGACTGGATTACTGGGTCTGCATTATGGATAATGTTAGCTTTCGTAGGATTATCAATGGCAATTATCCATTTCTTACCTAAAATAAGCAAAATAATCCCTTCATCTTTAGCTGCAATATTAGCCGTTTCAGCAATTACTATTGGATTAAATATTCCCACAAAGACGGTAGGAGACATGGCATCGATTTCAGGGGGGTTACCTTTATTCCACATACCTATGGTGCCCCTAAACTTAGAAACCCTAGGAATCATTTTACCTTACGCCATTATAATGGCAATGGTAGGGTTAATTGAAAGTTTATTGACCCTTAATGTCATTGATGAGATGACTGATACTAGAGGGAAGGTAAATAAGGAAAGTTTTGCCCAGGGTATTGCTAATACGGTTTGTGGTTTCTTTGGAGGAATGGGCGGATGTGCTATGATTGGTCAAAGTATTATAAATGTTAATTCCGGCGGTAGAAATAGGATATCTGGAGCGGTAGCAGCAATAGGATTGTTGGTTATTGTGCTGGCTGGTGCATCTCTGGTGGAACAAATACCCATGGCTGCACTGGTGGGGGTTATGTTCATGGTGGCTATAGGTACATTTGAATGGGCATCTTTCAGGATAATAAAAAAAGTTCCAAAGACCGATGTTATAGTGATGATTATTGTGGCTGCAGTGACGGTTATCTTTCACAATCTGGCTTTGGCGGTTATTATTGGAGTTATTATATCAGCATTAGCATTTGCATGGGAAAGTGCCCTTAGAATACATGCACACACATCTGTTGATGAAAATAATGTGAAGCATTATGAAATGGTCGGACCCCTATTTTTTGGTTCAATCACTTCATTTAAAGAAATTTTTGATTATAAAAATGATCCAAACGAAGTTATAATTGATTTCAGCAAATCCACTGTAAGGGATCATTCTGCAATTGAGGCCTTGAATCACATCACCGGCAAATATGCTAAATGTGGGAAAAAAATTCATCTGAAACATTTAAGTGAAGACTGCAGAATGCTTTTAGACAATGCTTCTGAAATTATTGATGTTAACCATTGGGAAGATCCACATTATAAAATAGCTGATGATCAGTTGGAATGATAATTAAAAAAATATAATAATAGATTGATACTTATTATTGCCCATATGAAATATAACTTAAGGATTGATTAATTATAAAAAATGATTTTAATGATTTATATTATATCCCCAAATCTGGAGACAATTAATGAATATTCGTAACCACAAACTCAAAAATTTTCTAACTATTTTTCTAAGAGGCCTGTTTATGGGTACTGCTGATATAATGCCCGGGGTTTCTGGAGGAACCATTGCACTTATAACTGGAATATACGAACGTTTAGTTCATTCCATTAGTAAAATAAATTTTGGATTTATTAAACCTCTTTTTAAAGGCCGAATTCATGAATCATGGGCTGTTTTAAAAGAAGAAGTTGATTTTGAATTATTTATTCCATTGGGGTTAGGAATAGGATTGGCTATATTAACTATGTCTCGCGTAATGAGTTTTTTACTTACCAATTACGTGGCTTATACCTATGCCTTCTTTTCTGGTTTAATATTGGCATCAGCATATATTGTTTACTCCGAAATTGATGGTTTCTCTTTAAAAAATTTCAGTTTTGGAATAATTGGGTTTGCCTTTGCCTTTATTTTCGTAGCCTTAAATCCCATTCAAACAAACCACACCCTACCCATAATCTTCTTCTCAGGCATGTTAGCTATCTGTGCCATGATACTCCCGGGAATATCAGGAGCATTCATTTTAGTTCTTATTAATCAATATGAATACATGATTAATGCCCTTAATAATTTTTCCATAACCGAGGTTATAACCTTCATGATTGGAGCATTTATAGGCATTATCTCATTTTCAAGGATACTGGATTATTTACTAAAAAACCACGAACACATCACCATGTCATTTCTGGTTGGTTTAATGTTAGGTACCTTGAGACTTCCTTATCAAAAGATTTCTGTGATAGATACCGGATCTATAATTATTGCAGTTTTATTAGGAGTGGTGGCATTTGCAATAGTCCTGGTATTAGAGAGAAAATTCAGATACATTGATTATTGAATATTTCATCAACAACTAAATGTAAACTAGTGGACTATAGGTTAATAATTAATTAAAAGATATGTTTACGAGGATAAAATGAACAATATATTCTTAGAAATTTTCGCGATATTTTTATTAATTTTATTGAATGGTATTCTGGCAATGTCTGAAATAGCCATAGTATCTTCTAGAAAAATAAAGCTCCGAAAAATGGCACAAAAAGAGAATAAAGGTGCAAAAATTGTTATTGATTTACTAAAATCACCGAATGAATTTCTTTCAGCAGTTCAAATTGGAATTACACTTATTGGAATTTTAGCTGGTGCTTTTGGTGGAGCCACAATAGCAGTTTATTTAAATTCCTATTTAAGCAATGTCAGTCTATTAGCACCATATAGTGAATCATTAAGTATCGCCATTATAGTTTTAATAATAACCTATTTTTCACTTGTGGTAGGAGAACTAGTACCAAAAAGAATCGGGCTTAACAATCCAGAAAATATTTCAGTTAAAATTGCCCGCCCTATGCAACTATTATCAAAAATTACAAAGCCAATTGTTTCTATTTTAAGTTTTTCAACAGATTCTTTATTACGTGTACTTGGACTAAATCAAGAAAAAGAGGGTAAAGTAACTGAAGAGGAAATAAAACTTTTAATTGAAGAAGGAATTGAATCTGGAACAGTCGAAAAAGAAGAAGAAGATATCATCAAAAGGGTTTTTAGACTAGACCAACAGAAAGTTGGAACTTTAATGACACCAAAAACAGAGATTATCTGGTTGGATTTAGATGATCCTTCAGATAAAATTAGAAATCAAATAATTGAGAGTAAAAGAGCAATTTTTCCTGTAGGAAAAAATGGTTTAAATAATTTTTTAGGGGTAGTTCAATCCAAAGAAATTTTAGAATCAATTTTAGAAGAAGATAAATTTAATATTGAAAAAAATCTAAAAAATCCTTTAGTCATACCTGAAACTTTGCCTATTCTAGATGTTTTAAATCTCTTCAAAAAAAATATTAACCCGGTCCATATGATCATGGTTGTAGATGAATATGGGAGCATTGAAGGATTAATTACACTAAATGATATATTGGAAGCATTAGTAGGGGACATACCTGCTTTTGATGAACCTAATGAACCTAAGGCTATTCTAAGAGAAAGTGGATCATGGTTAGTAGATGGTTATCTTTCAGCAGAAGAATTTAAAGAAATATTAAATATTGAAAAGCTTGAAGGTGAAGAAGAAGGGAATTTTAATACAATAAGTGGATTCATAATGAATTACACCGGTAAAGTACCCATAGAAGGGGAAAAATTCCAATGAAAAAACCTTGAATTTGAAATTTTAGATATGGATGGGCATCATATTGATAAGATTCTGGTAAAATTTTTAGAATAGAATACACCTCGTAGTCTCAAAATTTGCAATAAGCTAACCAATTAAAACCAAAAATATTTTTTCTTATAATTAATTAATAGAAGATAATCCTCATTATATC
The nucleotide sequence above comes from Methanobacterium alcaliphilum. Encoded proteins:
- a CDS encoding RNase J family beta-CASP ribonuclease → MSVEVIAIGGYEEVGKNMSAVKIGEEVIIFDMGIHLDRLHIHEDTDIDKMHSLDLIERGVIPDDTLMKEVNGKVKAIIFTHGHLDHIGAVAKLAHRYEAPIIATPYTMALIERTIKSERKFKFNNTLQILNAGEKCQISPEITLEFVHTTHSIPQAVTPALHTKEGIVIYSNDFKFDNHQKLSPPPDYQRFRELGEKGVLALIVDATRAAEEDQAKTHSEKVARIVLQDIMEGPMKENQGIIITTFASHIERIQAICDIVSKSDRKMLLLGRSMERYCSIAEKIGILDLPKNTSIYGSPKAINKALSKADDKRSEYVLLTTGHQGEPDALLPRIANDKTSFIVQPGDNIIFSAPIIPNPLNKANRNLLEQRLKSKGARIYTNAHVSGHAGREDHRDFLRMLTPENIIPSHGNLDMLTAYAEIAEEEGYRMGKNIHILRNGQAQVFND
- a CDS encoding SulP family inorganic anion transporter; protein product: MSYVNVIKSKVNNLNTKTEILSGTTVALALIPEAIAFSIIAHLNPLVGLYSAFIIGLIVSLIGGRPGMISGATGAVAVVVVALVVQHGVEYLFAAVILMGLIQIVIGLLKLGKFIRLVPQAVMFGFLNGLAIIIFTSQLTQFQTLNGDWITGSALWIMLAFVGLSMAIIHFLPKISKIIPSSLAAILAVSAITIGLNIPTKTVGDMASISGGLPLFHIPMVPLNLETLGIILPYAIIMAMVGLIESLLTLNVIDEMTDTRGKVNKESFAQGIANTVCGFFGGMGGCAMIGQSIINVNSGGRNRISGAVAAIGLLVIVLAGASLVEQIPMAALVGVMFMVAIGTFEWASFRIIKKVPKTDVIVMIIVAAVTVIFHNLALAVIIGVIISALAFAWESALRIHAHTSVDENNVKHYEMVGPLFFGSITSFKEIFDYKNDPNEVIIDFSKSTVRDHSAIEALNHITGKYAKCGKKIHLKHLSEDCRMLLDNASEIIDVNHWEDPHYKIADDQLE
- a CDS encoding DUF368 domain-containing protein, translated to MGTADIMPGVSGGTIALITGIYERLVHSISKINFGFIKPLFKGRIHESWAVLKEEVDFELFIPLGLGIGLAILTMSRVMSFLLTNYVAYTYAFFSGLILASAYIVYSEIDGFSLKNFSFGIIGFAFAFIFVALNPIQTNHTLPIIFFSGMLAICAMILPGISGAFILVLINQYEYMINALNNFSITEVITFMIGAFIGIISFSRILDYLLKNHEHITMSFLVGLMLGTLRLPYQKISVIDTGSIIIAVLLGVVAFAIVLVLERKFRYIDY
- a CDS encoding hemolysin family protein, which gives rise to MNNIFLEIFAIFLLILLNGILAMSEIAIVSSRKIKLRKMAQKENKGAKIVIDLLKSPNEFLSAVQIGITLIGILAGAFGGATIAVYLNSYLSNVSLLAPYSESLSIAIIVLIITYFSLVVGELVPKRIGLNNPENISVKIARPMQLLSKITKPIVSILSFSTDSLLRVLGLNQEKEGKVTEEEIKLLIEEGIESGTVEKEEEDIIKRVFRLDQQKVGTLMTPKTEIIWLDLDDPSDKIRNQIIESKRAIFPVGKNGLNNFLGVVQSKEILESILEEDKFNIEKNLKNPLVIPETLPILDVLNLFKKNINPVHMIMVVDEYGSIEGLITLNDILEALVGDIPAFDEPNEPKAILRESGSWLVDGYLSAEEFKEILNIEKLEGEEEGNFNTISGFIMNYTGKVPIEGEKFQ